The nucleotide sequence ACTGGCTTAGTAAGCTGAGGCGAATCAGAATCTACGCTTGGTTATTCAACACCATCTCAGCCAGACTGTCTCCAAAGATGTTCCATTGCCAATCACGTAAATGGAAGGCTTCACGCACCGCTTCGGGATTGTCTGGCTCAGCCATAATCGCAGGGCCAACCGTTTTCGTGGGGAGCACCATACCTGGGTCGATCCCGATGTCTTGAGCAACTTCGTTACGGAACAGCCTGATATGGTCTATCAGCCGTTTTTGTGTTGACGATGGCCGGTTCCGTTCCTGATGGTGGGCAAATTCGGGTTCCACCATCGGATTCTTCAAGACATCGATCAATTCATCACCATAGGTGCGAACCATGCGTCGAGTCATACCTCGTCCGGGGAGGTCAATCGCTTGGGTCACCGGTTCCGCGGCCAAGTCCGTAACGACGGCATCAGGCAGAATCAGGTTCGGTGCCATATCTTGTTCACGGGCAATCGCTTCTCGCCAATCCCAAATCGCTTTCGCTCTGGCACGCGCGCGATCGTTGAGACGGCCCACACCCTTCGTTTTGTGCCAAGCCCGACGTTCTCGTGGGTCCGGTTGGGAGCGGAGATGATCAAGCTCCTCAACGTACCAATTCCACCGCCCTCTAGCTTCTAATTCATCAGCCAGCACCTCCCATAAATCGGGGAGGTCAGCAACATCACCTGCAGCATAGGAAATCTCATCGGGTGTAAGCGGGCGACGCTCCCAAGGTGATCGTTGCATGGCTTCCTTATTGGCATCCAAATCAACCCCAAGCAAATGATGCAATAAATCCGCCAAACCGCGCTCATAACCTAAAAAGGCGGCTGCGAGACTCGTGTCCTCGATCAGTTCTGGCTGGAGGCCTAGCCGTGCGAGTGGCCATACATCGTTTTCCATTGCATGCAGAATCAGGCACTTATTCGCAAGCCAGTCCGCAACTGGTTCCCAATTTTGTAACGTAACAGGGTCAAAGAGCGCGACCTTGCCGTTGCCACCAACCTGTACGAGGGCTGCACGCAACCAATAGGCCCTTGCGTCATCACGCTCGACATCAGCGCCCACAGGGTCCATATCAC is from Stomatohabitans albus and encodes:
- a CDS encoding ribonuclease D; its protein translation is MPLDRVRLVNNDKDVEAALDWLGDMDPVGADVERDDARAYWLRAALVQVGGNGKVALFDPVTLQNWEPVADWLANKCLILHAMENDVWPLARLGLQPELIEDTSLAAAFLGYERGLADLLHHLLGVDLDANKEAMQRSPWERRPLTPDEISYAAGDVADLPDLWEVLADELEARGRWNWYVEELDHLRSQPDPRERRAWHKTKGVGRLNDRARARAKAIWDWREAIAREQDMAPNLILPDAVVTDLAAEPVTQAIDLPGRGMTRRMVRTYGDELIDVLKNPMVEPEFAHHQERNRPSSTQKRLIDHIRLFRNEVAQDIGIDPGMVLPTKTVGPAIMAEPDNPEAVREAFHLRDWQWNIFGDSLAEMVLNNQA